The following proteins are co-located in the Telopea speciosissima isolate NSW1024214 ecotype Mountain lineage chromosome 9, Tspe_v1, whole genome shotgun sequence genome:
- the LOC122639189 gene encoding disease resistance protein L6-like, whose amino-acid sequence MAALDGASSDFAAFTTGFSCYDVFLNFSGEDTRNNFTAFLNLVMKDRGIDVFIDSESKWCLLELAQIFQSYVSDHQLVLPIFFDVDPSDVRNQTGSFEEAFREHEKNFDPQIVESWKKALREIGSLKGEVIDKNKNQAEIVELVVKRVLDVLVSSTTLAECKYPIGIDSRVQCLLSLLSIDSNDVQFIGICGYSGIGKTTIVEAVYNRILSTFNRYSFILDVSKQAMQCMGLVSLQKRLLKDIFKIDSDIGHLGQGKNLIKH is encoded by the exons ATGGCGGCACTAGATGGGGCTTCCTCCGACTTCGCTGCCTTCACAACTGGATTTTCTTGTTACGATGTATTCCTGAATTTCAGTGGTGAAGATACTCGCAATAATTTCACTGCCTTCCTTAACTTAGTTATGAAAGACAGAGGAATCGATGTGTTTATTGATAGTGAAAG CAAATGGTGCCTGCTGGAACTCGCTCAGATTTTTCAATCCTATGTTTCAGATCATCAACTGGTCTTGCCCATATTCTTTGATGTTGATCCGTCAGATGTTCGAAATCAGACTGGAAGTTTTGAAGAAGCATTTCGGGAGCATGAGAAGAATTTTGATCCCCAAATCGTAGAGAGTTGGAAGAAAGCTTTGAGAGAAATAGGAAgtttgaaaggagaagttatTGACAAAAATAA GAATCAAGCAGAGATAGTTGAATTAGTTGTCAAAAGGGTTTTGGATGTACTGGTCAGTAGCACAACCTTGGCTGAATGTAAATATCCTATTGGTATAGATTCTCGTGTACAATGTCTCTTATCTTTATTAAGTATCGATTCCAATGATGTTCAATTCATAGGAATATGTGGTTATAGTGGCATTGGGAAGACAACCATTGTTGAGGCTGTCTATAATCGCATCCTTTCAACCTTCAATAGGTATAGTTTTATATTAGATGTTAGCAAACAAGCAATGCAATGTATGGGTCTTGTGTCTTTGCAAAAACGACTTCTTAAAGATATCTTCAAAATAGACTCTGACATTGGTCATTTAGGTCAAGGGAAAAATTTGATAAAACACTGA
- the LOC122639188 gene encoding probable receptor-like protein kinase At1g30570 → MEKSTLRKLKTGKASISRLASLRRQRKKTCHSPSWSPLLPHETIGNINTFARVSKLLGGFLDPNASTTSDRVGKWFRIKQIRAATTNFDESLVIGVGSFGIVYKGVIDDLTLVAFKRANMLSRSERGLAEFENEIKMLSKLRHRHVVSMIGFCKEENEKILVYEYMANGTLRNHLFGSNLPPLTWKQRLEICIGTASGLDYLHTWAELGILHRDVKRSNILLDENFVAKIADFGVSKTVHSLGHDQVSKMIKGTYGYMAPENMRCGELTKKCDVYSFGVILLEVVCARPNFDGRLPEDEVNLKEWALRWQRQGSLEFIVDQRLEGNYCPKSLKKFVEIAEKCVADEGKNRPTMGEVLQDLKYVLQLHEAWLRNNAGKKSTTSSSVGTIRFNDSRIGIELDLVRYDISIEEEYSSTCFSLVDTVNCDEFPDLVNEPQGR, encoded by the coding sequence atggaaaaaagtACATTGCGAAAATTGAAAACAGGTAAAGCTTCTATCTCCAGGCTTGCATCTCTACGCAGACAGAGAAAGAAAACATGTCATTCCCCTAGTTGGAGCCCACTACTTCCTCATGAAACCATTGGAAACATCAACACTTTTGCTAGGGTATCTAAATTACTAGGAGGATTTTTGGATCCAAATGCCTCCACAACTTCTGATAGAGTTGGTAAGTGGTTCAGAATAAAACAAATCCGAGCTGCAACAACGAATTTTGATGAATCATTGGTGATTGGAGTTGGTAGCTTTGGCATAGTTTACAAGGGTGTAATCGATGACCTCACTCTAGTAGCATTCAAGCGTGCCAATATGTTATCTAGATCTGAACGAGGCCTGGCAGAATttgagaatgagattaagatgCTATCAAAGCTCAGGCATAGACATGTTGTTTCCATGATTGGGTTCTGCAAGGAAGAGAATGAGAAGATTTTGGTTTATGAGTATATGGCAAATGGGACTCTCAGGAATCATCTCTTTGGGAGTAATCTCCCACCATTGACATGGAAGCAGAGACTAGAGATATGCATAGGTACTGCAAGTGGGCTCGATTACCTCCACACATGGGCAGAGCTTGGTATACTCCATAGGGATGTTAAGAGATCCAACATACTATTGGATGAGAATTTTGTAGCAAAGATTGCTGATTTTGGAGTATCAAAAACAGTTCATTCATTAGGTCATGACCAGGTTAGTAAAATGATAAAGGGAACCTATGGATATATGGCTCCAGAAAACATGCGATGTGGGGAATTGACTAAAAAATGTGATGTTTACTCTTTTGGGGTAATACTGCTTGAGGTTGTTTGCGCGCGACCAAATTTTGATGGACGCTTGCCAGAAGATGAGGTCAACCTTAAAGAATGGGCACTCCGGTGGCAAAGACAGGGATCACTTGAATTCATTGTGGACCAACGGCTTGAAGGGAATTACTGTCCAAAATCATTGAAGAAATTTGTGGAGATTGCAGAGAAATGCGTTGCTGATGAGGGTAAGAATCGACCCACAATGGGGGAAGTATTGCAGGATTTGAAGTATGTCTTGCAGCTGCATGAAGCTTGGTTAAGAAACAATGCTGGAAAAAAATCGACTACTTCCTCATCGGTTGGTACAATTCGGTTTAATGATTCAAGAATAGGAATCGAGTTGGACTTGGTTAGATATGATATTTCCATTGAGGAAGAATATTCCTCCACATGCTTCTCATTGGTTGATACAGTTAACTGTGATGAGTTCCCTGATCTAGTTAATGAACCTCAAGGTCGGTGA